From Pedobacter aquae:
GGTCTTTATAAGTGGTTTGAGTGTAAGTAGGCCATTGGTGTACCCAATCTTTCATGGGCATATCTTTGATAAACCAATGCTCGTTACCACTGTGGTTGTGTACCACATCTTTAATTACTTTAAGGCCTTTAGCATGTGCCTCATCCACAAACTTTTTGTATAGCTCGTTAGAACCGAAACGAGGGTCTATTTGATAATGGTCTGTAACTGCATATCCATGGTAAGAAGCCAGTGGTTGGTCGTTCATTACCTCCGGAGTTAACCAAATAGCCGTAGCACCAAGTTCTTTGATATAATCTAAGTGATTGATGATGCCTTGAATATCGCCACCATGACGATAGTACATAGAATCTCTGTTTAGAGCAGTTTCTTTTAAGCCTTTAACAACATCATTATTTTTATCGCCATTGGCAAAGCGGTCTGGCATCAATTGATAAATAAAATCTTTATTGGTAATGCCCTGAATTCTGTTTTTAGCGTCTCTTTCTCTTAATTCGTAATTGTATGCTAAAGTTTTAGCTCCTTTTTTAATAAACTGTATTAAGAATTTTCCCGCTTTCGCTGATGTAGAAACCTCTAAATCCAAAAACAAATAATTAGGATTTTCTACCTGATGCACCTTTTTTAAGCTAACACCCGGATAATTGAGTTGTACTGTTCTTTCGGCAATTTTATCGCCATAGATGATGAGTTGCAGCTGCTGATTTTTCATCCCTACCCACCAAAACAAAGGCTCTACCCTTTCTAATGGTTTGGGAGCTGCAAATATTTGCTGACAAAACAGCAAGAAGAATATAGAGAGTAATTTTTTCATAACAATTGCTTTTTAATTTTTTTTACCACGATAAGGATATTTTATCCGTATCATTTTTGATGATTAAGCTTTTAGCTTGATATCCTTCTGCCGGATTATTATTCCCCTGCGGATCAAACCTTGATATTGGCGTTAATAAAGACACAAATTCATTTTTAGTATTGATAGATTTCCCTGCATTTTTTAAAGCTTTTAAATCATCAAAACCTGTAAACACAACCTTGATATAGTTGAACTTAGATTTATAGTTACCTTCTACTTTATCAAAAACTAGGCTTTTAGTACTTGGGCTATATAAAATTACCCTTTTAAAGAACTCGCCTTTTTCATAGTTATAGCTATCGCCATCATCTTCATAATAAACATAGTTATTGTTCAACTCGCCTTTATAAACATGGATAGTTAAAGTATCTGTAGGTTTTTCTGCGGTTGTTTGTATTAAAGACTGCATCGGGATGATACTGCTTTCTTTAACATAAACCGGTAGTTTGTGCATGTTTAGTTGTATAATTTTTTCTTGATTACCTTGCTCTTTATCAGCTGTATAAAGGTTATACCAAGTAGCTTTAGGGAAATATACCTTTCCGTATTTATCTGTACTTTCAAAAGGAGCTACCATAATGGCTTTACCAAAGAAAAACTGATTTTGGAATTGCGTATCGTAAACTTTAGCATCATGCGTATAGTCAATAGCTAAACTCCTCATGATAGGTTGGCCACTTGTGCTTGCCTCATAAAATGCGCTGTATAAATAAGGAAGCATTTTATACCTTAAGCTAATGTAGTTTCTAGAGATTTCTAAAACTTCTTCGCCATAGCTCCACGGTTCTGATGATTTGGTATTTACCGCCGTATGATTTCTGAAATAAGGGTTAAAAGCACCAATCTGAATCCATCTGGCATAAAGTCCTACGGTTGGATTTCCTGTAAAACCGCCTATATCCATCCCTGTAAAGGCAACCCCACTTAAGCCTAGGCTATTCATTAATCTTACGCCTAAAAGCATATGATTATCTTCAGAACGGTTATCGCCTGTCCACTTTGCAGTATAACGCTGCATACCTGCATAGCCCGCTCTGGTTAAAATGAAAGGACGTTTATTTGGTACTTGCTCTGTAATTCCTTCAAAACTAGCTCTTGCCATCTGCATACCATAAACATTATGTGCTTGCTTGTGAGATGCCTTCATCCCATCATAATCAAACAATACGTTTGAAGGCATTTTTTGACCCCAAGTAGCTATCTCGTTCATATCATTCCAGATACCAGACACACCCGTTTCTGCAAAAAACTTCACTTCCTTTTTCCACCAATTTCTTGCTTTATCGCTTGTAAAATCTGGAAAATGACACCAGCCCGGCCAAACCTGCCCGCTGTAGTTTGTACTATCAGGATATTTTATGAAAATATTATCGGTTAAGCCACGCTCATATGCACCATAATTTTTCTCTACTTTAATGCCTGGGTCTACAATAACTGTTGTTTTAAAACCCATTGACGATAGCTTTTTAGTCATCTCTAAAGGGTTTGCAAAACGCTGTTTATCCCAGGTAAATAACTTATAATTGTCCATATAATGGATATCTAAGGTGATACCATCAGCAGGGATTTTTTCTCTCTTAATGTTTGAGCTATACGATACACTTCTGTATCGGGATAATAGCTATAACGGTTTTGCTGGTAGCCTAAGCTCCATAGTGGAGGCATTTTCATGCGACCAGTTAAGGCCGTGTAGGAAGTAATAATATCTGCCAGATTTTTGTGGTAGATGAAATAATAATTCATTTCGCCACCTTGCGCACCAAAAGACGAAAAACGATTGTTAGAAGCACCAAAATTGAAATCGCTTTGGTAGGTATTGTCTAAGAAAATACCATAATTTAAATTGTTGTGGATACCTATATAAAAAGGTATGGTAGAGTAAATGGGGTCTTGGTCGGTACGGTAGCCAAAAGCATCGGTATTCCAGTTGGTATAGCCATTCCCTTTACGGTCTAGGTTACCCGTTTTTTCGCCTAAGCCAATAAAACGTTCACCTTCTTGCATTTTTTTGTAGGTAGTCACTTCCTCGCCAACCCAAGAGGTTGTTAAATCCGCTTCATCTTGATTGATGATTCTCCCATCAAGCGTTTGAAAACTTATGGCATATGGTTTTTTTTGGATAACAGCCTTTAAAGAATCTGTTTGGATGATGACTAAATCATCTGTTTGTGAGATATTAACTTTTGTAGTTTTTGGCTGCGAGATGACCGCATAAGAAAAATCTTTCTTTAAGCTTTTATCGATACGTACTCTCATAACATTAGCACTGTAAACAGTAATTTCTGTTTGTGCATGGTCTGTAGTTAAATTTACTTTTTGGTTGTTTACCACTACTGATTTTACATTACCAATAGGTAAAACCTGAGCATCAGCATTAACGAAGTTTAAGCCTAAAATGGTTAAGCTGGCTATCACTCCTCTAAAAGTCATCTTCATAAAAAAGCCTGTTATAGTTTAAAAAAAGCAGGGAGCATAAACTCTCCCTGCAATAAGAATTTTATAATCTTGTGATGGTGTAAGTATTGGTTACAGTGCTAAAAGAAACACGGTAAGTTCCGGCTGTAGTAATATCTATATCTCCACCACCAGAAACAAGTTCACCGTTTGCACCACCATAATTTGTTCCCCAATCATCATTTTTTCTAAATTTAATAACCCCTACGGTAAGTGGCAAAGTTACACTCCAAGTTCTGGTACCGTTGTTATAGGTCATGTCTGTATCGGTAGTCCAACCACCTGGTGTTGCGTTGCCTATTACACCAAAAGAGAATGGTTCAAAAACAAGAGTATTAGCATTTAAATTAGCAATTAAACGATAACTACCTGCTGCTGGTGCACTTAAATCGCCACCACCAATAGCTATTGACCCTGCTACTGAACCCGCACCATACTCTGGCGGACCCCAAGATTTGTTGGTCAACATTTTAAAGCTTAAACCATTTGATGGGAAATTGATAATACCTTCATAAATGCCGTTACTGGTAGCAGAAATTAGACTTTCTGCCGTTGCCGGATTCCAGCCTTGATAAGCACCTGGCACATAAATGAAAGAAATTAGCGGATACGGAGTTACTTTTAAGGCTGTAACATTAGAAAATACAGGTGCAACATTCGAAGAAATGGAGGATTTAACCCTTACGTCAACATCTGAAAGTGCATTAAAAGGCAAGTTCATAGTTAATAATAAAGCATTAAGCTCTAAACCTGTATAAGCTTTCGAAGTAGCTCTTGTAGGTAAAGTAACTTCCTTTGCATTAGCAAAATTAGTACCCTTTAAACCAAATTGCAATGTGTTTGTAACGGCTGCTTCATACCCAAAGTCTGGCGCAGTAAAGTTAAACTTAATGGCTTCCTGAGCTTCGGTTGCTTTTGTAAGTACTAAAGTGTTTCTTGTTACCGATAAATTGCCAGATGCATTAGATAAATTGGCTACTGCCATGTCTTGATCCTTTTCACAACTTATCAAAAACAATGACGTTAAGCTAAGTAGAAGGAAATTTGAAAATAATTTTTTCATAATTATAATATTTAATAACCTGGATTTTGAACTAAGTTTGGATTTGCAGTTACATCAGCTGCTGGAATCGGGAATACTTTTCTGAAATTTTCAACACTTCTTCCGTCTCTAATTCCACCTTTCCAAGGCCATAAGTAAGTAGCTTCTGTAAAACGATTGTATCTAATTAAATCCGTTCTACGATGACCTTCCCAGTGTAATTCTCTTGCTCTTTCATCAAGAATTAAATCCAATGACAAAGCTGTTACCGCTCCGGTTGCGTTACCATAAGCTCTAGTTCTTAAATTATTGATATAAGTTAAAGCAGTTCCAGCAACTCCGTTTCCTCCTCTTAAAGTAGCTTCCGCATAAATAAGATACATCTCTGCTAGTCTGAATAATGGAAAGTCGGCATCAACGAATGTTAAATTCGTACCTGCCACACCAGCGCTAGTTTTGTTTTGGAACTTAGGTAGGGCATAACCATCAGTAAAGGTGGTTAAACTAGCTATTTCTAAATTTTGTCCGTTAGTGTAAAAATTAGCTCTACGATCTGGAGAACTGGTAGGATTAGGAAATAAATTTACTAATGCTTTAGTAGTTCTTATACCTCCCCATCCAAAATCAACACCATAATCACTTGCTTGCATACTGCCACCAATAGCGGCATGAGTTAAGAAAGTTGTACCACCAAATACTTGAGATCTCTGTCCGTCATAATTAATCGTAAAAATTAGCTCAGGACTGGTATTATTGTCATTTAAAGTTAGCTTACGGTAGTTTGGATCTAAAGTATAACCAGCATCAATTACCCTTTTAGAGTATTCTACAGCCTCGTTATTTTTTTGAGTACCAGTATAAACCTGAGCATTCAAATATAAACGAGCTAATAAAGCTTGAGCTGCTCCTCTAGTTGCTCTTCCGTAATAGTTCGCTGCTCTGGTAGCTATTAATTCAGGCTCAATAGCTTTTAACTCAGTTTCTATATAAGTAAATAAGGCTGCTCTCCCTATTTGTTTAGGGAGCGGTCCTCCAATAGGGTCGTTTTCTGTAACAAAAGGAGGATTACCAAATACATCCATAAGCGACCAATATTGGTAAGCTCTTAAAAATCTAACTTCTGGTCTATAAGCTTTAATCCTATCAGCATCTGCCCCAGATATCCCGCGGCTTGCCAATTTAGCATCAGTAGATTCTCTTAAAAACTCGTTAACTAAGGTTATTTGATACAAGCTTCTAAAATATAATCCCCTTAAAAATGAATTATCTGGTGTCCAGTTCATTTGATGGAAATCCTGTAAACCAGCATCACCCCAAGCAATTACTGCCTCATCTGTGGTAAGTTCTTGTGCTTTCCAAAATGTTCTAAGATAATCTGCATTACCGCCTTCATCCAAACCAACTACATCAGGTTGTCCAGTAGGACCTGCATTACCTGTTAACGCAAAGCTACCATAAACCTTAGCTAGTGATTGTTGGTAACCTAGAGGTGTTCTATAAACAATCTCAGAGGTTACATCATTCATAGGCTCCAAATTCAAAGAATCTTTACAAGAGCTTAAGCTCAAGGAAATCACTCCAATTATTAGCCCTGTTTTATAAAAAAGATTTTTCATTGTTGTAAGTTTTATTATTAAAATCCAAGGTTTAAACCTAATGTAAATGTTCTAGGTCTTGGATAGAAGTTGTTATCTATACCTCCACTTATTTCAGG
This genomic window contains:
- a CDS encoding alpha-amylase family glycosyl hydrolase — translated: MKKLLSIFFLLFCQQIFAAPKPLERVEPLFWWVGMKNQQLQLIIYGDKIAERTVQLNYPGVSLKKVHQVENPNYLFLDLEVSTSAKAGKFLIQFIKKGAKTLAYNYELRERDAKNRIQGITNKDFIYQLMPDRFANGDKNNDVVKGLKETALNRDSMYYRHGGDIQGIINHLDYIKELGATAIWLTPEVMNDQPLASYHGYAVTDHYQIDPRFGSNELYKKFVDEAHAKGLKVIKDVVHNHSGNEHWFIKDMPMKDWVHQWPTYTQTTYKDQTLMDIYAAAADKKQMLDGWFVRTMPDLNQENEFVQNYITQNIIWWVEYAGIDGLRLDTYPYNNLNYMAKWAAQMKAEFPHLGILAKLW
- a CDS encoding TIM-barrel domain-containing protein, which translates into the protein MDNYKLFTWDKQRFANPLEMTKKLSSMGFKTTVIVDPGIKVEKNYGAYERGLTDNIFIKYPDSTNYSGQVWPGWCHFPDFTSDKARNWWKKEVKFFAETGVSGIWNDMNEIATWGQKMPSNVLFDYDGMKASHKQAHNVYGMQMARASFEGITEQVPNKRPFILTRAGYAGMQRYTAKWTGDNRSEDNHMLLGVRLMNSLGLSGVAFTGMDIGGFTGNPTVGLYARWIQIGAFNPYFRNHTAVNTKSSEPWSYGEEVLEISRNYISLRYKMLPYLYSAFYEASTSGQPIMRSLAIDYTHDAKVYDTQFQNQFFFGKAIMVAPFESTDKYGKVYFPKATWYNLYTADKEQGNQEKIIQLNMHKLPVYVKESSIIPMQSLIQTTAEKPTDTLTIHVYKGELNNNYVYYEDDGDSYNYEKGEFFKRVILYSPSTKSLVFDKVEGNYKSKFNYIKVVFTGFDDLKALKNAGKSINTKNEFVSLLTPISRFDPQGNNNPAEGYQAKSLIIKNDTDKISLSW
- a CDS encoding TIM-barrel domain-containing protein, with the translated sequence MKMTFRGVIASLTILGLNFVNADAQVLPIGNVKSVVVNNQKVNLTTDHAQTEITVYSANVMRVRIDKSLKKDFSYAVISQPKTTKVNISQTDDLVIIQTDSLKAVIQKKPYAISFQTLDGRIINQDEADLTTSWVGEEVTTYKKMQEGERFIGLGEKTGNLDRKGNGYTNWNTDAFGYRTDQDPIYSTIPFYIGIHNNLNYGIFLDNTYQSDFNFGASNNRFSSFGAQGGEMNYYFIYHKNLADIITSYTALTGRMKMPPLWSLGYQQNRYSYYPDTEVYRIAQTLREKKSLLMVSP
- a CDS encoding SusE domain-containing protein, which translates into the protein MAVANLSNASGNLSVTRNTLVLTKATEAQEAIKFNFTAPDFGYEAAVTNTLQFGLKGTNFANAKEVTLPTRATSKAYTGLELNALLLTMNLPFNALSDVDVRVKSSISSNVAPVFSNVTALKVTPYPLISFIYVPGAYQGWNPATAESLISATSNGIYEGIINFPSNGLSFKMLTNKSWGPPEYGAGSVAGSIAIGGGDLSAPAAGSYRLIANLNANTLVFEPFSFGVIGNATPGGWTTDTDMTYNNGTRTWSVTLPLTVGVIKFRKNDDWGTNYGGANGELVSGGGDIDITTAGTYRVSFSTVTNTYTITRL
- a CDS encoding RagB/SusD family nutrient uptake outer membrane protein, which codes for MNDVTSEIVYRTPLGYQQSLAKVYGSFALTGNAGPTGQPDVVGLDEGGNADYLRTFWKAQELTTDEAVIAWGDAGLQDFHQMNWTPDNSFLRGLYFRSLYQITLVNEFLRESTDAKLASRGISGADADRIKAYRPEVRFLRAYQYWSLMDVFGNPPFVTENDPIGGPLPKQIGRAALFTYIETELKAIEPELIATRAANYYGRATRGAAQALLARLYLNAQVYTGTQKNNEAVEYSKRVIDAGYTLDPNYRKLTLNDNNTSPELIFTINYDGQRSQVFGGTTFLTHAAIGGSMQASDYGVDFGWGGIRTTKALVNLFPNPTSSPDRRANFYTNGQNLEIASLTTFTDGYALPKFQNKTSAGVAGTNLTFVDADFPLFRLAEMYLIYAEATLRGGNGVAGTALTYINNLRTRAYGNATGAVTALSLDLILDERARELHWEGHRRTDLIRYNRFTEATYLWPWKGGIRDGRSVENFRKVFPIPAADVTANPNLVQNPGY